The following coding sequences are from one Panicum hallii strain FIL2 chromosome 5, PHallii_v3.1, whole genome shotgun sequence window:
- the LOC112895558 gene encoding jacalin-related lectin 3 — protein MSFRGLTGKNSTTVGPWGGLAGDPWDDGVNSGVRQIIITHGVAIDSIQIEYDLRGGAVWSEKHGTASGNSKTDQVKLDHPHEVLTSISGCYGAVGTSVVIRSLTFQSNCSKYGPFGTEQGTSFSLPVSSGKIVGFHGRSGSCLHSIGCHLNKENNTKLSKNAPSALRSITRSYDRNGHRYADGSAGYDMVLAVKDRGDNYSVLTSSLPKEQYPHPSQMNKMVSIPSFYSDNGTMTISTPVRFGPWGGNSGTIFDDGIFTGVRQINLTRGLGISSMKLLYDRNGQAIWGDKRGTSGGSRPEKVVFDFPSEILTHITGYFGSTMIMGPTVIKSLTFHTTKKSHGPFGDEHGTFFSSCLTDGRIVGFHGRAGWYIDSIGVHVLEGKVLSQRVDTEISDTSPSGQSDMLALARREIGDEVTYGVVKEPIPIGPGPWGGDGGKPWDDGVYTGVKQIYIMRNDFIGSIQIEYDRSGQSIWSTKHGNGGQITHRIKLDYPHEVLTCIYGYYNTCVQEGPRVLRSITLVSSRGKYGPFGDEIGTYFTSATTEGKVVGFHGRSSLYLDAIGVHMQHWLGDVKTASASNSKYYISRYLF, from the exons ATG AGCTTCAGAGGCTTAACGGGGAAGAATTCAACGACGGTCGGGCCATGGGGAGGTTTAGCAGGAGACCCTTGGGACGATGGCGTCAACTCTGGGGTACGCCAGATCATCATCACTCATGGTGTGGCCATCGATTCCATACAGATAGAGTATGACCTGAGAGGAGGCGCAGTCTGGTCAGAGAAGCATGGAACTGCGAGTGGAAACTCTAAAACCGATCAG GTGAAACTTGATCACCCTCACGAAGTTCTCACATCTATCAGTGGCTGCTATGGCGCAGTGGGAACCTCAGTTGTCATAAGGTCATTAACCTTTCAGAGCAACTGCTCCAAGTACGGGCCTTTTGGCACCGAGCAAGGGACATCCTTCTCGCTCCCGGTATCCAGCGGCAAGATCGTCGGCTTTCATGGGCGATCCGGGTCTTGCCTCCATTCCATAGGCTGCCATCTCAACAAAGAGAACAACACTAAGCTGTCGAAAAATGCGCCATCTGCGCTTCGGAGCATCACAAGATCTTATGACAGGAACGGTCACAGGTATGCAGATGGCAGTGCTGGGTACGACATGGTTCTTGCAGTGAAGGACAGAGGTGATAACTACAGTGTCCTGACCAGCAGTCTTCCGAAGGAGCAGTACCCTCATCCATCTCAGATGAACAAG ATGGTATCAATTCCTAGTTTCTATTCGGATAATGGGACCATGACTATAAGCACCCCAGTGAGATTTGGTCCCTGGGGTGGGAACAGTGGAACCATATTTGATGATGGAATTTTCACTGGTGTCCGACAAATCAATTTGACACGGGGACTAGGAATATCTTCCATGAAGCTTCTCTACGATCGAAACGGGCAGGCGATATGGGGCGATAAGCGAGGAACCAGTGGGGGATCTAGACCTGAAAAG GTAGTATTCGATTTTCCATCAGAGATCTTGACTCATATAACCGGTTACTTTGGCTCAACAATGATCATGGGCCCAACGGTGATCAAATCACTCACATTCCACACGACGAAGAAGAGCCATGGACCATTTGGGGATGAACATGGCACGTTCTTCTCCAGCTGCTTGACCGATGGAAGGATAGTAGGGTTCCATGGCAGGGCGGGATGGTATATCGATAGCATTGGAGTCCATGTTCTGGAAGGCAAGGTGCTATCACAGAGAGTTGACACAGAAATATCTGACACGAGCCCATCTGGACAGTCCGATATGCTTGCACTGGCACGGAGGGAAATTGGAGATGAG GTTACATACGGTGTGGTGAAAGAACCAATACCAATAGGGCCAGGACCGTGGGGTGGGGATGGAGGCAAGCCATGGGATGATGGTGTCTACACAGGCGTCAAACAAATCTACATCATGAGAAACGATTTCATCGGCTCCATTCAGATCGAGTATGACAGGAGTGGACAATCCATCTGGTCTACCAAGCATGGAAATGGTGGCCAGATAACACATAGG ATCAAGCTTGACTACCCACACGAGGTCCTGACCTGCATCTACGGCTACTACAACACCTGCGTGCAAGAAGGGCCCAGGGTCTTGAGATCGATCACCCTCGTCAGCAGCCGAGGGAAGTACGGCCCGTTCGGCGACGAGATAGGGACCTACTTCACCTCGGCCACGACGGAGGGGAAGGTGGTCGGCTTCCACGGCCGGAGCAGCCTGTACCTGGACGCCATTGGGGTGCACATGCAGCACTGGTTGGGGGACGTGAAAACAGCTAGCGCTTCCAATTCCAAGTACTACATCTCCAGGTACCTCTTCTGA
- the LOC112895341 gene encoding glucose-induced degradation protein 8-A homolog isoform X1, with amino-acid sequence MMDLDPRLYENVSVSDNDVRNIVLSYLMHNCFKETAETFLSSTGLKLPVDYSVNVDKRKAIFNSVLEGNALKAIELTEELAPNLLENDMDLHFDLLSLHFIELVRSRKCTEALEFGQKKLTSFGKVPKYVEKLEDFMALLAYEEPEKSPMFHLLSPEYRQNVADILNRAVLAHANLPAYSSLERVVQQATVVRQYLQQEVGKDSYPPFSLKAFLSK; translated from the exons ATGATGGACCTCGATCCTCGTCTCTACGAGAACGTC TCTGTCAGCGACAATGATGTCCGAAACATAGTGCTATCTTATCTTATGCACAACTGTTTTAAAGAGACGGCAGAGACATTCCTATCCAGCACCGGGTTGAAGTTACCTGTTGACTATAGTGTGAATGTGGATAAGCGTAAAG CTATTTTTAATTCTGTGCTAGAAGGGAATGCCCTGAAGGCCATAGAGCTGACAGAAGAACTGGCACCTAACTTGCTAGAGAATGATATGGATCTGCATTTTGATCTTTTGAGTCTTCACTTCATTGAGCTAGTTCGCTCCAGAAAATG CACAGAAGCTCTTGAGTTTGGCCAGAAAAAATTGACGTCGTTTGGAAAGGTTCCCAAGTATGTTGAGAAACTAGAG GATTTTATGGCCCTCCTGGCTTATGAAGAGCCTGAGAAGTCACCCATGTTTCATCTACTAAGCCCAGAGTACAGGCAGAATGTTGCAGATATCTTGAATCGGGCTGTCCTTG CACATGCTAATCTGCCGGCATATTCATCACTGGAGAGAGTGGTACAGCAAGCAACTGTGGTTAGACAATACCTACAGCAGGAAGTTGGCAAG GATTCTTACCCGCCATTTTCTTTGAAGGCCTTTCTGAGCAAGTAA
- the LOC112895341 gene encoding glucose-induced degradation protein 8-A homolog isoform X2 codes for MMDLDPRLYENVSVSDNDVRNIVLSYLMHNCFKETAETFLSSTGLKLPVDYSVNVDKRKAIFNSVLEGNALKAIELTEELAPNLLENDMDLHFDLLSLHFIELVRSRKCTEALEFGQKKLTSFGKVPKYVEKLEDFMALLAYEEPEKSPMFHLLSPEYRQNVADILNRAVLAHANLPAYSSLERVVQQATVVRQYLQQEVGKAFLSK; via the exons ATGATGGACCTCGATCCTCGTCTCTACGAGAACGTC TCTGTCAGCGACAATGATGTCCGAAACATAGTGCTATCTTATCTTATGCACAACTGTTTTAAAGAGACGGCAGAGACATTCCTATCCAGCACCGGGTTGAAGTTACCTGTTGACTATAGTGTGAATGTGGATAAGCGTAAAG CTATTTTTAATTCTGTGCTAGAAGGGAATGCCCTGAAGGCCATAGAGCTGACAGAAGAACTGGCACCTAACTTGCTAGAGAATGATATGGATCTGCATTTTGATCTTTTGAGTCTTCACTTCATTGAGCTAGTTCGCTCCAGAAAATG CACAGAAGCTCTTGAGTTTGGCCAGAAAAAATTGACGTCGTTTGGAAAGGTTCCCAAGTATGTTGAGAAACTAGAG GATTTTATGGCCCTCCTGGCTTATGAAGAGCCTGAGAAGTCACCCATGTTTCATCTACTAAGCCCAGAGTACAGGCAGAATGTTGCAGATATCTTGAATCGGGCTGTCCTTG CACATGCTAATCTGCCGGCATATTCATCACTGGAGAGAGTGGTACAGCAAGCAACTGTGGTTAGACAATACCTACAGCAGGAAGTTGGCAAG GCCTTTCTGAGCAAGTAA